In Deltaproteobacteria bacterium, the following proteins share a genomic window:
- a CDS encoding amino acid ABC transporter ATP-binding protein: MNDGAVVTVRGLETRLGGKTVLGGIDLEVRRGEVVAIIGPSGSGKTTLLRAMNYLTPFAAGEVEIAGHRLRPGMNERTDAAALRAVRTRVGMVFQSFHLFPHFTALGNVTEAPRHVLGLTPAAAEARARALLERVGLAAYGDASPHTLSGGQQQRVAIARALAMEPVVLLLDEPTSALDPRLVGEVLAVVADLAAAGQTMVIVTHEIGFARRVADRVVVLAGGRIVESGPPEEVLERPRAAETRALLGADR; encoded by the coding sequence ATGAACGACGGCGCGGTCGTGACGGTCCGCGGACTCGAGACCCGGCTCGGCGGCAAGACCGTGCTCGGGGGGATCGACCTCGAGGTGAGGCGCGGCGAGGTGGTGGCGATCATCGGGCCGTCGGGCAGCGGGAAGACGACCCTGCTGCGCGCGATGAACTATCTCACGCCGTTCGCCGCGGGCGAGGTGGAGATCGCGGGTCACCGGCTGCGACCGGGGATGAACGAGCGCACGGACGCGGCAGCCCTCCGGGCGGTGCGCACGCGCGTCGGGATGGTCTTCCAGAGCTTCCATCTCTTCCCGCATTTCACGGCGCTCGGGAACGTCACGGAGGCGCCCCGCCACGTCCTCGGGCTCACGCCGGCGGCTGCCGAGGCGCGGGCGCGGGCACTGCTCGAGCGGGTCGGGCTCGCGGCCTACGGTGATGCCTCTCCGCACACGCTCTCCGGCGGACAGCAGCAGCGTGTCGCGATCGCTCGCGCGCTCGCGATGGAGCCCGTGGTGCTGCTGCTCGACGAGCCGACCTCCGCGCTCGACCCCCGCCTGGTGGGCGAGGTGCTCGCGGTCGTGGCAGACCTGGCGGCGGCCGGCCAGACCATGGTGATCGTGACGCACGAGATCGGCTTCGCGCGCCGCGTGGCGGACCGTGTGGTGGTGCTCGCGGGCGGGCGAATCGTCGAGAGCGGCCCGCCGGAGGAGGTCCTCGAGCGCCCGCGGGCGGCGGAGACGCGGGCGTTGCTCGGGGCGGACCGGTGA